In Thermoanaerobaculia bacterium, the genomic window AGCCCAGCGGAGCGAGGATCTCGTAGGGGCCGAGGCGCGAGCCGGCAGAGAGCGTCATCGAGTGAGCCCCGGATCATACCCGGAGCCGCGGGTGCGGGGTGGCGGCCTCAGACCTGGCAGTGGCGCCGGACGATCGCGAGCACCTTGTCGGGGTCGAACGGCTTGTGAATAAAGCCGGAAATCCCGGCGGTCGAAGCGGATCCGTCGAAGTCGCCGCTGGCCGAGATGACGTACACCGGAATTCCCGCGAACTTCGGATGTTCCCGCATCGCGGCGAGGAACTGGGCCCCGTTCATCTTCGGCATCGCGTTGTCGAGGAGGATGACCGAGGGAACCTTTCCGAGATCCATCAACCGGAATGCTTCGAGCCCGTCGTTCGCCACGATCGGCTCGATTCC contains:
- a CDS encoding response regulator, translated to MQRTRMRPVMIVDDNPDILSAMEALLITEGIEPIVANDGLEAFRLMDLGKVPSVILLDNAMPKMNGAQFLAAMREHPKFAGIPVYVISASGDFDGSASTAGISGFIHKPFDPDKVLAIVRRHCQV